A DNA window from Aspergillus nidulans FGSC A4 chromosome V contains the following coding sequences:
- a CDS encoding phosphatidate phosphatase App1 family protein (transcript_id=CADANIAT00003356) yields the protein MAFPATRTKDPTLPQKLDRFSQSWKRYSGMIRVVYSTLLRQPSQLADVQHTFWLLDNTAYRHPASHVSGEHHPWRVEVVACVFRKDSRRDISKFVAAIADLIGLDGALGTEKEIRHRIARRLQPFLYHVVANHSMMLELPLPNQTTQIYQIGPTGDNGIASQVLNIGVRHIEDGLRVLSHVRGVRDRATMETTFAGPEGWLVVSDIDDTIKYTQTSDTTGIIRTTFAEEPKPIPGMPQLYSRIEKRFEPTWFYLSASPHNLYPFLRGFLRKHFSPGTLILRDFSWLDISELVKSFTVDTLEYKVDRIRKIWRWFPHRRAICIGDSTQTDPEAYAEIYRRYPEWIHAILIRKVMDVPHMEERNSSKRFAEAFQGVPKHIWRVFEHPRDVYDVLDQIRARDNSSFLH from the coding sequence ATGGCTTTTCCTGCTACTCGCACAAAGGACCCTACGCTGCCCCAAAAGTTGGATCGTTTTTCCCAGTCTTGGAAGCGATACTCCGGCATGATACGGGTCGTCTATTCCACATTATTGAGACAGCCTTCGCAGCTGGCAGACGTTCAGCATACGTTTTGGTTGCTGGATAACACTGCGTATCGACATCCAGCCTCCCATGTATCTGGTGAACATCACCCATGGCgagtggaggtggtggcctGCGTCTTCCGGAAGGATAGTCGACGGGACATCAGCAAGTTTGTGGCGGCGATTGCAGATCTCATTGGACTCGATGGAGCATTAGGtacagagaaagaaatacGCCATCGGATTGCGCGACGTCTACAGCCATTCCTGTATCATGTTGTTGCGAATCACTCGATGATGCTAGAACTACCTCTACCCAACCAAACCACCCAAATCTATCAAATCGGTCCCACAGGAGACAATGGTATTGCCTCGCAGGTGCTGAATATTGGCGTCCGTCACATTGAAGATGGACTCCGGGTACTGTCCCATGTTCGGGGCGTGAGAGACAGGGCGACAATGGAAACAACCTTTGCCGGCCCAGAGGGCTGGTTGGTCGTTTCTGACATTGACGACACCATAAAATACACACAAACATCAGATACTACTGGAATAATCCGCACAACCTTCGCCGAAGAGCCAAAGCCGATTCCAGGTATGCCTCAGCTGTATTCTCGTATCGAAAAGCGGTTCGAGCCTACATGGTTCTACCTCTCTGCATCACCTCACAACCTGTATCCCTTCCTTCGCGGGTTCCTCCGCAAGCATTTTAGTCCTGGGACACTCATTCTTCGAGATTTCTCCTGGTTGGACATTAGCGAGCTGGTCAAATCATTCACAGTCGACACGCTGGAATACAAAGTGGATCGCATaaggaagatctggagatgGTTTCCGCATCGGCGAGCCATCTGTATCGGAGACTCCACACAGACGGATCCCGAAGCCTACGCGGAGATTTACAGACGATATCCTGAGTGGATCCATGCAATCCTCATTAGAAAAGTCATGGATGTGCCTCACATGGAGGAGCGAAATTCATCGAAAAGGTTTGCAGAGGCTTTTCAAGGAGTTCCGAAGCATATATGGCGAGTATTTGAGCACCCGAGAGACGTCTATGATGTGCTCGATCAGATTAGAGCAAGGGATAACTCAAGTTTCCTTCACTGA
- a CDS encoding NADP-dependent oxidoreductase (transcript_id=CADANIAT00003357): MKPAKQLSTTMDEQTFVPDTMRALYWCPASTALRDDTSLDDPRVDSEVVFDTNFPTPKPSPSQYLIKVQTAAFSHDELRLAKELNPSKSIPQVPVHNFCGTVISTPTQDHEKPDGPKFKVDDVVFGLIDYSQDGAAADYVLATEDELSYKPQNISAAEAATLPLPALTAWQALFKYAGLDFTARKDLRVLITNAHGSEVGTQALHLLRSKSLFSRYRPWICVTCTSEDAANELRQVHVDEIIFVQHPMPKNFDLAATFRKKKWGPVDIVLDCTGEDILYQSKGPAIIKDGGTVLSAVDANPVLNINPNNDGKPQTRFVHVEPDGKTLRLIARMVEDNTVRGRVEDVVDLVNGAQFLASDAAAAGGHKRGGIHVLRVNS; this comes from the coding sequence ATGAAGCCGGCCAAACAACTATCAACGACGATGGACGAGCAAACCTTTGTCCCAGATACGATGAGGGCTCTCTATTGGTGTCCAGCTTCTACAGCCCTCCGGGATGACACTTCTTTGGATGACCCAAGAGTAGATTCGGAAGTAGTATTCGATACAAACTTTCCTACTCCAaagccatctccatctcaatACTTGATCAAAGTCCAAACAGCCGCATTCTCGCACGATGAGCTTAGACTAGCGAAAGAGCTCAATCCATCGAAGTCCATCCCGCAAGTTCCCGTCCACAACTTCTGCGGCACAGTCATCAGCACCCCCACGCAAGACCACGAGAAACCCGACGGCCCCAAGTTCAAAGTCGACGACGTAGTTTTCGGCCTGATCGATTATTCCCAAGAtggcgcagcagcagactaCGTCCTAGCGACCGAAGACGAACTCTCTTATAAACCTCAGAACATCTCCGCCGCTGAAGCAGCCACCCTCCCCCTCCCTGCCCTCACAGCCTGGCAAGCACTCTTCAAATACGCGGGCCTCGATTTCACTGCACGCAAGGACCTCCGTGTGCTCATAACGAATGCGCACGGCAGCGAAGTTGGCACCCAAgccctccatcttcttcgctccAAGTCCCTATTCTCGCGCTACCGCCCCTGGATCTGCGTCACTTGCACATCGGAAGACGCAGCAAACGAACTTCGGCAAGTCCATGTGGACGAAATAATTTTCGTCCAGCACCCTATGCCGAAAAACTTCGACCTCGCTGCCACGTTTcgtaaaaaaaaatgggGACCCGTCGACATTGTCCTCGATTGCACGGGCGAGGACATCCTCTACCAATCCAAAGGTCCGGCCATCATCAAAGACGGTGGCACAGTCCTTTCAGCTGTAGATGCTAACCCCGTTCTGAACATCAACCCGAACAACGACGGGAAACCACAGACGCGTTTCGTCCATGTTGAACCGGATGGCAAGACGCTGCGCTTGATTGCGCGTATGGTGGAGGACAATACCGTTCGGGGACGTGTTGAGGACGTCGTCGACCTTGTCAATGGAGCGCAATTTCTTGCTTCtgatgctgcggctgcgggaGGACACAAGAGAGGCGGAATTCATGTACTTCGTGTGAATTCTTGA
- a CDS encoding GOLPH3/VPS74 family protein (transcript_id=CADANIAT00003358), which produces MASAGGLTRRRGGGRATGTDDHDDSRVSSPVSRNGSAMDNRIPETSYTNSENGHKIAFDPRDICETQERSKQPKLTLMEEVLLLGLKDKQGYLSFWNENISYALRGCIVIELALRGRVSMQKDSSRRRFPLADRVIEVIDDTLTGEVLLDEALKMMKSSEKMSVNSWIDLMSGETWNLMKIGYQLKQVRERLAKGLVDKGILRTEKRNFLLFDMATHPVADGGAKEDLNRRVRSICSSRTVILPANQWLPEDIEFRYLRTITMVCAAYAANVLENALVTMSHEARERAFAQVDELLAEYSQWPFARRPGGSQSIGANLAQAINDEVNKNSDKELQLEVVAACLSVFTRLDSLL; this is translated from the exons ATGGCCTCAGCCGGGGGCTTGACTCGCCGGAGAGGTGGCGGTCGAGCTACTGGCACAGACGATCATGATGACAGCCGCGTCTCCTCCCCTGTCTCCCGGAACGGCTCCGCGATGGATAATCGCATCCCCGAGACGTCATATACGAACTCAGAAAATGGACATAAGATCGCCTTCGACCCAAGGGATATTTGCGAGACGCAGGAGCGGAGCAAGCAGCCGAAGCTTACACTTATGGAAGAGGTGCTTCTGCTCGGGCTGAAGGACAAACAG GGTTACTTGTCTTTCTGGAACGAAAACATCTCCTATGCTTTACGAGGCTGCATTGTCATTGAACTGGCACTCCGCGGTCGGGTGAGCATGCAGAAGGATTCCTCTCGACGAAGGTTTCCCCTGGCCGATAGGGTCATTGAAGTTATCGACGACACATTGACGGGAGAGGTCTTGCTGGACGAGgcattgaagatgatgaagtcgagcGAGAAAATGAGCGTGAACTCCTGGATCGACCTGATGAGCG GCGAGACATGGAACCTGATGAAGATCGGATATCAACTGAAACAAGTGCGCGAACGTCTGGCCAAGGGCCTTGTGGACAAGGGCATCCTCCGGACGGAGAAACGtaacttcctcctcttcgacaTGGCCACCCATCCCGTCGCCGACGGCGGCGCCAAAGAAGATCTAAACCGCCGAGTGCgcagcatctgcagcagtCGCACCGTCATTCTCCCTGCCAACCAATGGCTTCCTGAGGACATCGAGTTCCGTTACCTGCGCACTATTACCATGGTGTGCGCCGCCTACGCCGCGAACGTCTTGGAGAATGCGCTAGTCACAATGAGCCATGAAGCCCGGGAGCGGGCTTTTGCGCAGGTGGACGAACTTCTAGCCGAGTATTCTCAgtggccatttgcgcgacGCCCCGGCGGCTCCCAATCTATCGGGGCCAATCTGGCCCAAGCGATCAACGACGAAGTAAACAAGAACAGTGACAAGGAGCTTCAACTCGAG GTTGTCGCGGCCTGTCTAAGCGTCTTTACTAGACTCGATTCTCTTCTCTAA
- the acpA gene encoding acyl carrier protein (transcript_id=CADANIAT00003359), translating to MFRSAVVRSLRASVPRAVKPQAALQIRSSPVARPAQLAPRFALPAVRFYSAPAGLKKEEVEGRIVNLLKNFDKVNDASKINGSSHFSNDLGLDSLDTVEVVMAIEEEFSIEIPDKEADAIHSVDKAVEYILAQPDAH from the exons ATGTTCCGTTCCGCTGTCGTCCGTTCATTGAGGGCCTCTGTGCCTCGTGCCGTCAAGCCTCAGGCTGCTCTCCAAATCCGTAGCTCTCCCGTTGCTCGTCCAGCTCAATTGGCTCCTCGCTTTGCCTTGCCGGCTGTCCGCTTCTATTCCGCCCCTGCCGGTCttaagaaggaagaggttGAGGGCCGGATAGTCAACCTCTTGAAGAACTTTGACAAG GTTAATGATGCTAGCAAG ATTAACGGCTCCTCCCACTTCTCGAACGACCTCGGACTTGACAGTCTCGACACCGTTGAGGTTGTGATGGCCATCGAGGAG GAGTTCAGCATTGAGATCCCCGACAAGGAGGCTGACGCCATCCACAGCG TTGACAAGGCTGTTGAGTACATCCTTGCTCAGCCCGATG ctcacTAA
- a CDS encoding NuoI/complex I 23 kDa subunit family protein (transcript_id=CADANIAT00003360), with amino-acid sequence MATSRSVARLLAFRRPVPSIVPSYLFVPTANFSSSVSRAATPFGPPPSGFRLPPPKRWDQDPESSLDKASKYFLMAEIFRGMYVVLEQFFRPPYTIFYPFEKGPISPRFRGEHALRRYPTGEERCIACKLCEAVCPAQAITIEAEERVDGSRRTTRYDIDMTKCIYCGYCQESCPVDAIVETANAEYATETREELLYNKEKLLANGDKWEPEIAAAARADAPYR; translated from the exons ATGGCTACCTCCAGATCTGTGGCGAGACTGCTCGCCTTCCGACGGCCTGTGCCCTCCATTGTGCCTTCGTATCTCTTCGTCCCGACCGCaaacttctcttcctcggtgaGCCGGGCTGCTACACCGTTTGGACCTCCTCCATCGGGATTCCGCCTTCCTCCCCCCAAGCGATGGGATCAGGACCCCGAGTCCTCTTTGGACAAGGCTAGCAAGTACTTCCTCATGGCGGAGATTTTCCGGGGAATGTACGTTGTTTTGGAGCAATTCTTCCGACCACC TTACACGATCTTCTACCCCTTCGAGAAGGGGCCAATCTCCCCTCGGTTCCGTGGTGAACACGCCCTACGACGCTATCCTACTGGCGAAGAGCGCTGCATTGCGTGCAAGCTCTGTGAAGCTGTCTGCCCTGCGCAGGCCATCACcattgaagctgaagagcgtgTGGATGGAAGTCGCCGGACGACCCGATATGACATTGATATGACCAAGTGTATCTACTGTGGCTACTGCCAGGAGAGTTGCCCCGTCGATGCCATCGTTGAGA CCGCCAACGCAGAGTATGCTACTGAGACCCGCGAGGAACTGCTATACAATAAGGAGAAGCTCCTCGCCAATGGTGACAAATGGGAGCCTGAGATTGCAGCTGCTGCCAGAGCCGATGCGCCTTACCGATAA
- a CDS encoding putative 60S ribosome biogenesis protein Rrp14 (transcript_id=CADANIAT00003361), giving the protein MADIEERLRSHAQAFDGLLSLIPAKFYYGEDGSDQWKRKKQTKEQAREAKRAKLDPDSAKTAKDVMDEKARKRKRGGDEEVEDEDADSSDDGELGSEQPREGLKRGDAVAKKQKQDEASESPEEAGKKAEEAEARRKLKEEKKAQKKQIQKEKKKAKEAAKKTQGEDKRAEEPTNDAANSKTAEKPQSSKAEDSDVDGEEDAAAEKLSLEFNEEENSTSSAPNSPAFDTSNPQSGSSSISSIVPPSNTANPSSSEPKPLKPTPEELRQRLQKRLDELRAARQADGLNGKPARNRQELIEARRQKAEQRKAHKKLLRQKAKEEEQKAKDEAMNRRFSPGGSGSLLASPRSPADSVGSGNYAFGRVVFSDGQIADPSLSELREKPKAHGPRDPASALKAAEAKKARLAALDEEKRADIEEKDMWLNAKKRAHGERVRDDTSLLKKALKRKESAKKRSEREWKERLETVKRGKDMKQQKREENLRKRREEKGKSGGGKKGAAGGKGGSKPRPGFEGSFKAKVGGGKKK; this is encoded by the exons ATGGCTGATATTGAG GAACGGCTGCGAAGCCATGCACAGGCCTTTGATGGACTGCTTTCTCTAATTCCGGCGAAATTCTATTACGGGGAAGATGGCAGC GACCAATGGAAGCGGAAAAAGCAGACGAAGGAACAGGCGCGCGAAGCGAAGCGGGCGAAACTCGACCCCGACTCGGCCAAGACAGCAAAAGACGtgatggatgagaaggcgcGCAAACGTAAGAGGggtggagacgaagaggttgaggacgaagacgcaGATTCATCCGATGACGGCGAACTAGGCTCAGAACAGCCGAGAGAGGGGTTGAAGAGGGGCGACGCCGTggccaagaagcagaaacaagaCGAGGCTTCTGAGAGTCCTGAAGAGGCTGGTAAaaaggcagaagaggcggaggCCCGCAGAAAactgaaggaggagaagaaagctcagaagaagcagattcaaaaagagaagaaaaaggcaaaagaagCCGCCAAAAAAACtcaaggagaagacaaaCGGGCTGAAGAGCCCACAAACGATGCTGCCAACTCAAAGACTGCTGAGAAACCTCAATCCTCAAAGGCCGAAGATTCTGATGttgacggtgaggaagatgctgctgccgaaAAGCTTTCCCTCGAGTTTAACGAAGAAGAGAACTCCACATCCTCTGCCCCTAATTCCCCGGCATTCGACACATCCAATCCCCAATCGGGCAGCTCTTCTATATCATCCATCGTTCCTCCATCCAACACCGCcaatccttcctcctccgaaCCCAAACCACTCAAACCCACACCTGAAGAGCTGAGACAAAGGTTACAAAAGCGACTAGACGAACTCCGCGCAGCTCGTCAAGCGGATGGCCTGAACGGCAAGCCGGCTCGAAATCGACAAGAGCTCATTGAAGCGCGTCGACAAAAGGCTGAACAGCGAAAAGCACACAAGAAGCTCCTCCGTCAAAAggcgaaggaagaagagcaaaaagccAAAGACGAAGCCATGAACCGCCGTTTCTCGCCGGGGGGCTCCGGCTCACTCCTCGCATCCCCCCGATCCCCCGCCGACTCAGTAGGGTCAGGGAACTACGCCTTCGGCCGTGTCGTCTTCTCTGATGGCCAAATTGCCGACCCTTCCCTATCTGAACTACGTGAGAAACCTAAAGCACACGGCCCGCGCGATCCCGCTTCAGCCCTCAAAGCCGCTGAGGCCAAGAAAGCGCGTCTTGCAGCccttgacgaggagaagcgcgCCGATAtcgaagagaaagacatGTGGCTCAATGCAAAGAAACGCGCACATGGCGAACGAGTCCGGGACGACACCTCGCTACTAAAGAAAGCCCTTAAGCGCAAGGAATCCGCCAAGAAGCGCTCCGAGCGCGAGTGGAAGGAGCGTCTTGAAACCGTCAAACGGGGTAAAGACATGAAGCAACAGAAGCGTGAAGAGAACCTGCGCAAacgcagagaagaaaagggcaAGTCTGGAGGTGGCAAGAAAGGCGCTGCCGGGGGCAAGGGTGGGAGCAAGCCCCGGCCTGGCTTTGAAGGCAGCTTCAAGGCCAAAGTTGGAggtgggaagaagaaataa
- a CDS encoding 3-deoxy-7-phosphoheptulonate synthase aroF (transcript_id=CADANIAT00003362), producing the protein MSGQNEDTRVLGYDPLLSPEFVQSEIPSNEHSIPTVRSGRNQAVEIIEQRDDRLLVVVGPCSIHDPETALEYATRLKELAARLSSDLCVIMRAYLEKPRTTVGWKGLINDPDIDESYQINKGLRVSRKLYADLTGMGMPIASEMLDTISPQYMADLISLGAIGARTTESQLHRELASGLSFPIGYKNGTDGNLTVAIDAIGAAAHPHRFLGVTKQGLAAITKTAGNPHGFVIMRGGNKGTNYDRESIQGAREALRGKKQREVLMVDCSHGNSKKNHRNQPLVAKEVADQLREGQDAIIGVMIESNINEGNQKVPPEGPSGLKKGVSITDACIDWETTVTVLEDLADAVRARRAVKSKANGTA; encoded by the exons ATGAGCGGTCAAAACGAAGATACCCGCG TCCTGGGTTACGACCCTCTGCTTTCGCCTGAGTTTGTTCAGTCCGAGATTCCTTCT AACGAGCACTCCATTCCTACGGTCCGCTCTGGCCGCAACCAGGCTGTCGAAATTATTGAACAGCGCGATGACCGCCTTCTAGTGGTCGTTGGCCCTTGCTCCATCCACGATCCCGAAACCGCCCTCGAATATGCCACTCGTCTTAAGGAACTTGCTGCTCGTCTCTCCTCCGACCTCTGCGTCATCATGCGCGCCTACCTCGAAAAGCCCCGCACAACAGTTGGATGGAAAGGTCTGATCAACGACCCTGATATTGACGAGTCCTACCAGATCAACAAGGGTCTCCGCGTGTCCCGCAAGCTCTACGCCGACCTCACAGGCATGGGCATGCCTATTGCCAGCGAGATGCTCGACACCATCTCCCCGCAGTACATGGCTGACCTGATTTCCCTCGGTGCCATTGGTGCCCGCACCACCGAGTCGCAACTGCACCGTGAGCTTGCCTCCGGTCTCAGTTTCCCCATCGGTTACAAGAATGGCACTGACGGCAACCTGACCGTTGCCATTGACGCGATCGGCGCTGCTGCCCACCCCCACCGCTTCCTTGGTGTCACCAAGCAAGGTCTTGCGGCCATTACCAAGACCGCCGGTAACCCTCACGGCTTCGTGATTATGCGTGGAGGAAACAAGGGCACAAATTACGACCGCGAGAGCATCCAGGGGGCCCGCGAAGCCCTTCGCGGCAAGAAGCAGCGTGAGGTTCTCATGGTTGACTGCTCACATGGCAACTCCAAGAAAAACCACCGTAACCAGCCTCTCGTTGCCAAGGAGGTCGCTGACCAACTCCGTGAGGGCCAGGATGCCATCATTGGTGTCATGATTGAATCCAACATCAACGAGGGTAACCAGAAGGTTCCCCCTGAGGGTCCCTCCGGTCTCAAGAAGGGTGTCAGTATCACCGATGCCTGCATTGACTGGGAGACCACCGTCACTGTGTTGGAGGACCTCGCCGATGCCGTCCGTGCCAGGCGCGCCGTCAAGTCAAAAGCCAACGGTACTGCTTAA
- a CDS encoding uncharacterized protein (transcript_id=CADANIAT00003363) — MASEIRALYPDTLLRLAITLPGVLHVEKSPAQIDVHTALESFKVNALGQMLLMKHLSPFLPGKSSPPFEDTQQSSKVNRTLRYLPLHSTYAMMAARVGSISDNASGGWYSYRASKAAVFQLAKTFDLHLQSRSKERAMAIAMHPGTVQTDFTRNYWSGRAMLQPEESAASLVEVLCTLGSDANEGRGRCWDWKGQEVMP; from the coding sequence ATGGCTTCAGAAATCCGTGCACTCTACCCGGATACTCTTTTACGTCTGGCCATCACGCTTCCCGGTGTGCTCCATGTTGAGAAATCACCGGCTCAGATTGATGTTCATACCGCGCTGGAAAGTTTCAAGGTCAATGCTTTAGGACAAATGCTCCTTATGAAGCATTTATCGCCATTTCTACCAGGAAAATCATCTCCGCCGTTTGAAGACACCCAACAGTCGTCCAAGGTAAACAGGACGCTGCGATATCTGCCCCTACATTCGACCTATGCAATGATGGCAGCCCGAGTCGGGTCCATCTCTGATAACGCCTCCGGTGGATGGTACTCGTACCGTGCTAGCAAGGCGGCAGTTTTTCAATTAGCAAAAACATTCGACCTTCATCTGCAGTCTCGAAGCAAAGAGCGAGCTATGGCGATTGCGATGCACCCAGGAACCGTTCAGACAGACTTCACCCGGAATTACTGGAGTGGAAGAGCAATGCTTCAGCCCGAAGAATCAGCCGCATCCCTTGTAGAAGTCCTATGCACGTTGGGGAGTGACGCAAATGAGGGTCGCGGTCGGTGCTGGGATTGGAAAGGCCAGGAGGTCATGCCATAA
- a CDS encoding uncharacterized protein (transcript_id=CADANIAT00003364), whose amino-acid sequence MACSSAKRQREQEDLSVHKGDSARDNKKHRPLPVRSPRKQGRDWPTGDKDPHTAVKGYAYPSLEPAGLEGEPDDIELFDNPTTANQRVLHCLRAYGPDALMDVDVPDSLSPEEPNPNTETPFTIDSSIPTSKGPTPEPPAEVIDTIHCLRSKAPNHGTSVSTETPSSVRSIKPAKKLVFSMGYRADCDRCRNRVPGHYSHILQDIVKS is encoded by the exons ATggcctgctcctccgccAAGCGGCagcgggagcaggaggatCTGTCCGTTCATAAAGGTGATAGCGCCAGAGACAACAAG AAACACCGGCCACTTCCCGTACGAAGCCCCCGCAAGCAGGGCAGGGACTGGCCAACAGGCGACAAGGACCCGCATACGGCCGTGAAGGGATATGCATACCCATCCTTGGAGCCTGCTGGGCTTGAAGGCGAACCCGACGACATTGAGCTGTTTGATAATCCGACTACAGCGAACCAACGAGTCTTGCACTGTCTGCGTGCATACGGCCCTGATGCATTAATGGATGTGGATGTGCCCGACAGCTTATCACCAGAGGAGCCAAACCCAAATACAGAAACACCGTTCACTATTGATTCAAGCATCCCGACATCGAAGGGACCGACTCCAGAACCACCAGCTGAAGTTATCGACACGATTCATTGTCTAAGATCGAAGGCACCAAATCATGGAACGTCTGTCTCGACAGAAACGCCAAGTTCAGTCAGATCAATCAAGCCGGCCAAAAAGCTGGTATTTTCAATGGGTTATCGTGCCGACTGCGATAGATGTCGAAATAGAGTGCCTGGCCATTATAGCCACATCCTGCAAGATATCGTGAAGTCCTGA
- a CDS encoding thiolase family protein (transcript_id=CADANIAT00003365), with protein MASPIPRGLRQVLQKSPSDIVILSSLRTPVTRAKKGGFKDAYPEELLAHVLRATLEANPNLDPALIEDVCIGSVLQELGGAKAGRMAQIHAGFPHSVPFHTINRQCSSGLAAISTIGNSIRAGALNIGVGGGMESMTRNYGSRAIPTVLWPELKESPSKDSRDCIMPMGITSENVASRYGISREDQDAFAANSHKKAAAAQNAGLFDSEIVPVKTLSYDAQNPEAPPTEITVTKDDGVRANISVEKMASLKPAFSETGSSTAGNSSQVSDGAAAALLMRRSTATELGLTSSIKARWVGTAVAGCAPDEMGVGPAVAIPKLLQMLDVNISDVGIWELNEAFASQALYCARKLGIDEAKINPKGGAIAIGHPLGATGARQVATLLPELERTGQEIGVVSMCIGTGMGMAGMFVRE; from the coding sequence ATGGCCTCTCCAATCCCCCGCGGCCTTCGCCAGGTCCTCCAAAAATCGCCTTCGGACATCGTTATCCTCTCATCTCTCCGCACTCCCGTCACTCGTGCAAAGAAGGGCGGTTTTAAGGATGCTTATCCGGAAGAGCTTCTCGCTCATGTTTTACGCGCGACGCTGGAGGCCAACCCAAATCTTGACCCCGCTCTGATCGAGGATGTGTGCATCGGCTCCGTGCTTCAAGAACTCGGAGGCGCGAAGGCAGGCCGAATGGCCCAGATCCACGCCGGTTTCCCTCACAGCGTCCCCTTCCACACAATCAACCGGCAATGTTCATCTGGTTTGGCTGCTATTTCAACTATTGGGAACAGCATTCGGGCAGGAGCTCTCAACATTGGTGTTGGTGGAGGAATGGAGTCGATGACCAGAAACTACGGCTCGCGCGCTATCCCCACTGTTCTGTGGCCTGAGCTCAAGGAATCGCCCTCAAAGGATTCGAGGGATTGTATCATGCCTATGGGAATCACCTCTGAGAACGTCGCTTCTCGGTACGGTATCAGCAGGGAGGACCAGGACGCGTTCGCTGCCAACTCGCACAAgaaggctgcggctgcgCAAAATGCTGGACTATTCGACTCGGAGATCGTTCCCGTAAAGACTCTTTCCTACGATGCTCAGAACCCTGAAGCCCCGCCTACGGAGATAACTGTCACTAAGGATGACGGTGTTCGCGCCAACATTTCTGTCGAGAAGATGGCCTCTTTGAAGCCGGCTTTCTCTGAAACTGGCTCCAGCACTGCCGGAAACAGCTCCCAGGTTAGCGATGgtgctgccgctgctctgTTGATGCGTCGATCTACCGCCACGGAACTCGGCCTGACTTCGTCCATCAAGGCCCGCTGGGTCGGCACAGCCGTTGCTGGTTGTGCCCCTGATGAGATGGGTGTTGGCCCTGCAGTTGCCATTCCCAAGCTCCTTCAGATGCTTGACGTTAATATTTCGGACGTTGGCATCTGGGAGCTCAACGAGGCTTTCGCGTCCCAGGCTCTGTACTGTGCTCGTAAGTTGGGTATTGATGAGGCCAAGATTAACCCCAAGGGTGGCGCCATTGCGATTGGTCACCCTCTTGGTGCCACTGGAGCCAGACAGGTCGCGACCCTGTTACCTGAGCTTGAGCGTACCGGCCAGGAAATCGGTGTTGTTAGCATGTGTATCGGAACTGGCATGGGTATGGCCGGCATGTTTGTTCGGGAGTAA